From the genome of Corallococcus macrosporus DSM 14697:
CGACGCGAACTGGATCACCAGCCGCAAGCCGGATGACCTCCAGGACTTCAGCCGGGCCATCGTCGAGGACCTGAAGAGCGCGAGGGCCTCCGAGGGACAGGAAGCGCGCACCTGACGGGGCGTCTACTTCCGGCCGCCGAGGATGTGCTGGAGGAGCTGACGTGAGATGTGCAGCAGCTTCGCGGCCCCGCGGACGCTCCCAGCGGACTTCGCCAGGGCCTCGTCCACCAGCGTATCGCGGACGAGGCTCTCGAAGCCGTGCAACGGCACCCGCCCCGCGCTCGCTCGCAGCGCGGTGACCAGGTCGGGGGGGCGCGCCAGCGTCTCCAGCCACACGGCCTCCAGCCGCGCGAGGTCGAGCGGTTTGGGGAGGAAGGCGCGCACGCCTCCCTGCGCCAGTTGGAAGGCCTGCTCCGCCGTCGCTGACCCGCTGATGGCGATGACGTGTGGCAGCGGCTCCAACGCGCACAGCGGCGCCAGCAGCTCGGTGCTGTCCCCATCCGGAAGGCTGACATCCAGGATGACGGCGTCCGGCGCGTCCTGCTGAAGGACGTGACGCGCCGCAGCGAGCGTCGTCACGTGGGTGCACCGCTCGACGCGAGCGCGCAACGCGGCCTCAATCGCGCGCGCCAGACGCGTGGCGTCCTCGACCACCAGGAGATGTCGGACCTCCCCCACCCATGGCAATTTAACATGGATGCCTGAGAGTCCTCGACCGCTGGCGTTCGAGCAGATGGCGCAGCGCGTGCTGCTCAACGCCTCGAATGAGGGCGAGGCGCTGGTCAGCGGGGTCCGGATTGTCTTCTGCGGACTGATTCTGACCCGCTTCCTGGTGCTGGGCGGAGTCCACGCCGAGGGCGGAGCGGCGGCGGCATGGCTCCAGCTCCCCCTGTTGCTGGGCAGCATCGCCGTGTCAGCGGCAGCGAGGTGGGCGGCCCGGCGGCGGCGCTTCGGTGCGGGGCTGCTCGTGACGTCCACGGTGCTGGACGCCGTGGTCGCCCACGTGTCCCTCCTCTCCACCGTGCTCTGGCACGGCCCCCACTACACGGGCTTGCTGCGAATGCCAGACCCCGCGGCGGCCATCGCGGTGGCGTTCATCACCGCGCTCCGGCTGTCGCCCGCCGCCGCTTGGATTGGGACGGCGGCCAACCTCCTGTTGATGGCGGGTCTGACGTCGCTCGACCTCCACGTCAATGCCGGGAAGGCCACCTACGGGATGAAGGAGCTGATGCTCCTGTTCATCTTCATCGGCAGCGCGGGTGTCTTGGCTTCGGTGCTTTGTGGTATCGCGCGGCGGCTGGTGCTCGAAGCTGGCACCGCGAGCGCCCACATCGAGCGCGCGCGCACCAACCTGCGCGCGCTGCTGCGCGAGCACCACGACGTGCGCACGCTGCTGTCCGCGGCGCGGCTGCGCGCCGACCTCCTCCACCGCGACCCGCTGGACGCCAGTGCGCCAGGCCATGCGAGCGCCCTGGTCCAGGACCTCGGGGACTTGAGCGGCTTCATCGAAAGCGTGAAGACCCGGGCGCTGGGCGAGCTGACCCTGATTGAAGATGCGACGGCGGTGAACATGGGCGCCACGCTGCGCCAGGCGGTGGAGGTCGTCCAGGTGAGGTTTCCCCAGGTCCGGTTCGAGTTGGGAGGCGCGGCGCTGACGCGTGCCTCCGCCAACGACCTCAGCGTCCGGATTGTCGGCGGAGCGCGCGGGCTCACCCACGTGGTCACCAACCTGTGCGTGAACGCCTGTGAGGGCGATGGCCAGCAAGGCGCGCGCACGGTTCGCATCCGTGTGGAGCCAGAGCCCGCGCGGCACCGCGTCCTGCTCAGCGTGCGTGACGACGGACCCGGCTTCCGGCCGGGGCTGTTGGAGGGACACCGGCCCCGGGGCGGTACGACCAAGGCCGAGGGGACCGGGCTGGGCATGCTCCTGGTGAGCGGCCTCGTCGAGGCGAGCGGCGGCGCTCTACACGCCTGGAACCCGCCTGAGGGAGGCGCGCAGGTCGAAGTCACTCTGCCCACCAGCGCATAGGTCCGCGGGCGCCTCCCTTCAAGCCGGGAGCGGGCCCCACCGCGAAGGGCGGCACGGACGGCCGGCGCAACCGCCAGGCGTGAGCGAGTCCCAGCCCGAGGTTCGCCACCAGAAACAAGGCCATGGGCCCGCGGTTGTCCTGATCGAACGCGGGCAAGAGCTTGAGCGCCACCGCCAGCACCGAGCCCGCGACGAGCAGCCAGACACATCGGCGCGCCCAGCGCTCCGCGCGCTCGCCGCCAAACATCATGAGGACGCCCAACGGAAGCAGCCCGAAGGCGAGCGGATTGGCCAGCAGCAAGTTCTCGTTGCGCTGCATGACGTCGAGTCTGGAGAACACCATCAGGCCACACAGCGCCATGCCGGCCGCGCCGAGCGTGAGCCCGAACACAGCGTGATAGAGGCCGAAGAGGATCCGGAACGCCGGCCGCGTGCCACGCCCGCGCAGGAACGCGAGGAGGACGGCGAGAACCGCGCCTCCAGCGCCAGGCCCCCAGGTGACGCCCCCTGCCCCGCCAGCGCCGGGAGGAACGGACACGGAGGGGGACGGGGGCGAGGCCCCCTCGCGCGCCACCAGCAGGGTGCGCCCGCCGAAGCCATCCACGACGGACACGCCCTCGAGCAACCTCGCGAGCTCCCGAGGCAGGAAGGCCTCCTCCCACTGGGTCGCGGGCGCGTCCACGTCGTCATTCAGCCATAACATCAGGAGCCACTCAGCCACCGGATGCGAATGAACATAGGGTTGGAGCAGCGCTCGCTGGGTGCCTCGCGCCGGCGCAGTCAACGCCTGCCGGAGCGCGCCCCCCAAGGCCTCATCAAGGACATCCCGCACCCGCGTCGCGCAGTTGTCCCTGAGCGGGTGATAGGCATACTCCCTTGATGCGGGCAGGACGTCATGCTCCAGCCGCGCCAGGAGCCGCTGGCGCTGCGCAACCGTGAGCGCGAGCTCCTGCACGCCAATGGACCGCGCCAGCGCGCGGTACAACAGGAAGGTCCGCTCCACGGACAGGCGCGCCGCCCAGAATGTCGGCCGCCCCAGGAGGAAGGGAACCGGCCCGCCATTCCCGATGGACGTGGTGCCATAGCTGTAGAGGAACCCCGTGCCCAGGCGCGTGTCCTCGACCCACAGCGCGCTGTGCCCGAAGCGCTGGTGCAGGTCCGCGCCGGGGCCAATGGTCACCAGCCGGACGCGCAGGGCCTCGGGATGACCGCCATAGCCCTCGGGTGGGGGCGCGGCCAACGCCGCCGCGGGGAACAGGGCCACGACCAGGATGAGCACCGCGTGTCTCGCCATCCCGGAGCAATGCCTCACGCCAGCGGAGTCAGGGCAGTGCAAGAAGATTGGCAGTGTTCACGCGAAGCGCGTCAAGGCAGGGTGCCTGTCGGCTCGCGGGCCTCGCGCACCGAGCCAATGACACACACCCGACTCCAAACCCGCAGGGAGCCGTCCCATATGAACACGACCCGCACCCCCAACACGTATTCCAGGCGCTTCGTCGCCGCCCTCTCGGCCACCCTGGCCCTGGCCATGCTCGTCATGACCCCGGGCCAGGCACACGCCGTGGATGGTGATCGGCTGGTGACGCATCTGCGTATCCGCATCATCACGGGCAGCGACGATCTCCGGCAGGCGAGCAACGCCTTCGCCGAGTTCAGCTACACGGCGCTCGATGGACGCTACGTTTCCGTCAGCCAGAACATGAACTACGGCGCGAACTGGCCCAACGGTTCGACGCGCACCGTGGAGATGGAGCTGCCCGCGAACGTCCTCTACAAGAACATGAACGAGTTCGCGATCCGGTTTCAATCCGGCCAATCCAACCCGTTCGAGACCGGTGATAACTGGAACCTGAATGACATCCGGGTCAGCGTCGTCCTCGACGACGGCACCGAGACCGTCGTCGTGCAGGACTCGGGCAACCCCTACCACCGATTCAAGAGCGACGTGAACACCCGGCGCGCCTGGGCGCTCTGAGGTCACCGCGGGAGCGCCTGGCCGGCGTCAGGTCCCTCCCCGCTCGAAGGCGCCCACGTCCCGGTAGTACCGCTCCACCTGCGCCTGGGTCGACTCCTGGGTATAGACCTCCGGGCGCGGGTGCTCGATGACGTCGAGGAGGACCTCCGCGGCATCCTCGACGCGCTGAGCGCCCGGCAACGCGCGTGAGTCCGGCCCGCCGCCCAGGGCGTTGTCTCCGAAAGGCGTGGCGACCACGCCGGGCATCACCACCGTCACGGTGATGCCCGGGTGCGTCTCACGCAGCTCCTGCCGCAGGCACGCGCTGAGCGCGTTGAGCGCGTGCTTCGCTGCGCTGTACGCCGACCGGTGCGGCACGATGGGCAGCCGTCCGAGGGTGCTGGAGACGTTCACCACCTGCCCCGCGTCTCGCGCCTGGAAGTGCGGCAGCACCGCCTGCATGCCGTAGAGCGCGCTGTTCACGTTGTCGCGCCACATGGCCTCCAGGTCCGCGTCGGTGAGCTCCGCCACGGAGCGGGTGATGCCCCGGCCCGCGTTGTTCACCCAGACGTCGATGCGGCCGAAGCGAGCGAGCGCCGCGTCGCGGAGCCGCTCCATGTCCGCGCGCCGCGTCGCGTCCGTGACCACCGCGAGCGCGTCGGGCCCGCACCGCGCGGCCACCGCTTCGAGCTCCGCCTTCCGGCGCGCGGCCAGCACCAGCCGGGCCCCCTTCTCGGCCGCCTGCCACGCCAGCTCCGCGCCGATGCCACTGCTCGCCCCGGTGATGACGATGACCTTGTCCATGTCCGCGCTCCTCCCTGAGTGACACTGCCACGCGCGCCTCTATCAGGGGCTCCGCCCCCTCGCGAGCGCGTCCGCCAGCCGCCGCCCCTGCCCCACGCGCGATGGCCGGCCCGTGTTACCTTGCGGCTTCTTCCCCACCCTGCCCCCATGCCGCTGCGACTCTTCTCCTTTTCGATGCTCATCGGGCTCGGCGCGCTGCTGGGCCACCTGTACCTGTACCGCCGGCTCGTGCGGCCGCTGGTGCAGGGCCGCTGGCCCCGCCTGATGGCCCTGGGCGTGCTCGTCGCGATGACGGGCGTCCTGGGGTTCCGGCGCACCGTGCTGGACCTGCTCCCCGAGAGCGCCGAGGGCCTGCTCAACATGGCGATGTACACGTGGATGGGCGTGGCGCTCTGCCTCGTCATCGCCCTGCTCGTGACGGACGTGGGCCGGGGGCTCGCGGCCCTGGCGCGCCGGCTGCGGCCCGCCGCCCGGCCCGAGGCCCCCCTGCCCGCCCCGGCGGCATCCGCCAGCAGCCCCAACGTGGACGAGGAGCGGCGACGCTTCCTGGGCCAGGCCGTGGCGGGCGGCGCCTTCGTCGCGGGCGGCGGGCTGGCCTCCTACGGGAGCTGGCGTGCCTTCTCCCCGCCGCTCGTCACCGAGGTGGCGGTCAAGGTGCCCAAGCTGCCCAGGGCGCTGGACGGGCTCAGCATCGTGCAGCTCACCGACATCCACGTGGGCCACTTCATCCAGCGCAAGTACATGGACGCGCTGGTCCAACAGGCCAACGCGCTGCGCCCCGACCTGTTCGCCATCACCGGCGACCTGGTGGACGGCGACGTGGCCTCGCTCGGCGGACATGTCTCCGCGCTGGCCGCGTTGAAGTCCCGCTACGGCAGTTACTTCGTCACCGGCAACCACGACTACTACTCCGGCGACGAGGCGTGGACCGCGTTCCTGGAGTCGCTGGGCATCGAGGTGCTGCGCAACCGGCACGTGCGCATCGGCGACGCGGGGGCCTCCCTGGACCTGGTGGGCGTGGACGACTGGAGCGGCGGCCGGCGGCGCAACAAGCAGGGCTACGACCTGGACCAGGCGCTCGCGGGGAGGGACCCGGACCGCGCCGCGGTGCTGCTGGCCCACCAGCCGGCGAACTTCAAGGTGGCGGCCGAGCGCGGCGTGGACCTCCAGATTTCAGGGCACACCCACGGCGGCCAGCTCGCGCCCATGACGTTCCTCATCAGCCTGGCCTGGGAGCACTCCGCCGGGCTGTACGGCCACGGTGACTCCAGCATCTACGTCAGCCGAGGCTGCGGCTTCTGGGGCCCGCCCATGCGCGTGGGCAGCCCTCCTGAAATCGTGAAGCTCGTGCTGACGGCATGACGCACCCGGACGTCCGGTGTGCGCCCCGCCCGTCTCCCAGGAGGCAGGCGTGCGGGCGACAGGCCCGGGCGGCCCGAGTTCAGGTATGCTCCGCGCCGAATCAGGACCCGTGAGGGCGGGTCCTCCAAGAATCTCGAAAGGCACAGATATGAAGCGCCTGGGAAAAGTCGGTCTGGTGGTCGGCGCGCTCGCGCTGGGTGGCATGGCCGTGGGTTGCAAGGCTGAGGACGACACCGCGAAGAAGCACCGCATCGCCGGCTCCAACCACCTGAGCAAGAAGGAGTACAAGGAGGCCGCCGCGGCCTATGCCCTGTCGCTCCAGGCGGACCCCAAGCAGGAGAAGGTCTGGGAGAAGAAGGCCTTCGCCCACATGCAGCTCGGGCAGATGAACGAGGCCGCCGAAGCCGTCCTGAAGATGGGCGAGATGAAGACGGAGCCCGCGGAGAAGGCGGAGCTCTACCGGACGCTGGCCAGCATGTACATGACGGGCGGCACCACCGAGGAGGCCGAGAAGTACTTCAACGAGGCCCTCAAGCTGGAGCCGAAGGACGAGGCGTCGCTGGGGTGGATCGCGGAGATCTACGCGCAGCGCGGCGGCGCCCGCTCCATGGGTGCGCCCATCATCAAGGAGTCCCTGGAGAAGTCGCTCAGCTATTACGACCAGGTCATCGCCATCAACCCGAACTCCGCCAACACGTACCTCAACAAGCGCGTGGTGATGGGCCGGCTGATGGAGTTCGAGCGGCAGCAGAAGGAGATGGCGCTGTCCGAGGCCACGGAGAACGCGAAGGACAAGGCCATCGTCGCCGAGGCGACCGCCCGCGCCGAGGAGCACCAGAAGCGCATGGACGAGTACCAGGTGCAGTTCGCGGAGATGACGAAGAAGTTCGGTGAGGCACAGAAGGCCGCGAAGGCGCAGGCGGCCGAGGCGAAGTAATCACCGTCAGCCTGCTGAACAGGACGCAGGGGCCTGGGACCGCGAGCCGGTTCCGGGCCCTTCGTCTTTCAGCCACGCCGCGCTGCTGAACGCGTGGGCACGAAGCGGCGACGAAGCCCCCCACCGCGCTCACCAGGTGCCGGTGACAGACTTCCGCCTTCCGGGTGTTCCCTTCGTCGCGACGTCGAGGACGTCCGGAACCCAGGGAGTGAAGAGATGCACATCGCGAAGTCAGGAGGATGGGTGGGAACCGCGCTGCTCGCGGTGGCCCTTGCGGCGTGCTCCACCGGCCCCTTCGTGGACGGCAATGGTCAGAGGACGGAGAGCGAGCGGGACACGCCCGCCTTCGAAGAGGTGCACGTAGGGGATGGCGTCGAGGCCACCGTCGTGGTGGAGCCTGACCAGCCCGCCCGCGTCATCGTCGAAGGTGACAGCAACCTCGTGGAGTTGCTGCGGACCGAGGTCAAGCCTGGAGCGAGGCTCCGGGTCTACTTCCGCGAGGAGGACGTCGGCCATTGGGAGTCCGTCCATCCCCTTCGCGTCCGCATCACCGTGCCGACGTTGAAGTCGTTTCGGCGCTCGGGTGGGGGCGCCAGTGACTTGAGCGGGCGCATCGACGTCCCGGCCTTCCTGCTCACCGCGAGCGGTGGTGGCACCATCCGGGCGCGGGGGTTCGTGACGGAGCGCCTGACGCTGGAGACCAGTGGTGGCACGGAGACCACGCTGGAAGGTCAGGCCACCCGCCTGGACAGCGAGATGTCCGGGGGTGGCCGGCTCTTCGCCACGGGCCTCCAGACGCGCGACGCACGGCTGGAATCCAGTGGAGGCGGCACCTCCGAGGTGCAGGTCTCCGATACGCTCCGCGTCGAAGCCTCGGGCGGCGCGGACATCCGCATCATCGGCGCGCCCACCGTCGTCGACCGGGACCTCTCCGGTGGGTCGCGGCTCCACTTCGACTAGCGCGAGCGCGCCAGCCTGGGCGCCTGGCTCAGCGGCGCCGTCGGCCTCCGCCCGCAAGCATCATCAGGAGCCCGCCCGCCAGCGCGGCACCGCCTCCCGCGAGATACAGCGTGGTGCGGTCCGTGTTCCGGCCGGTGAACAACTCCGTGGCCCGCTCCGCGAGCGAGTCACGGGCCTTCAGCCCCGACCAGAGCAACACGGCGCCCGCGATGGCGAGCATGACACCCAGCAGCCGGACGAAGCTCACGTTGCCTCCTGAAGACGCGGCCCTCCAGCAAGGCGGGCCGCGTCGGTCTCAGCGCTTCTTGCTCCCGGAAGGCCCCTGCTTCTTCGCGGCGCCCGACGCCTTCGCCTGCTTCGCGGCGCCCGACGCCTTCGCCTGCTTCGCGGCGCCCGACGCCTTCGCCTGCTTCGCGGGCACCTTCACCTGGGCCTTCGGCACAGCAGCCTTCTTCGTGGGCACCTTCACCGGGGCCTTCGGCGCGGCGGCCTCCTTCGAGGACACCTTTACTTGGGCCTCCGGCGCAGCAGCCTTCTTCGTGGGCACCTTCACCGGGGCCTTCGGCGCGGCGGCCTCCTTCGAGGACACCTTTACCTGGGCCTCCGGCGCAGCAGCCTTCTTCGCGGGCGCACCTACCGTCGCCTTCGACGTAACGGCCTTCTTCGCGGGCACATTTACCGTCGCCCTCGACGCAGTGGCCTGCTTCGCGGGAACCTGCACCTGGGCCTCCGGCGCAGCAGCCTTCTTCGCGGGCGCACTTACCGTCGCCTTCGACGTAACGGCCTTCTTCGCGGGCACATTTGCCGTCGCCCTCGACGCAATGGCCTGCTTCGCAGACACCTTTACCTGGGCCTCCGGCGCAGCAGCCTTCTTCGCGGGCGCACTTACCGTCGCCTTCGACGTAACGGCCTTCTTCCCGGGCGTACTTACCGCCGCCGTTCCCGCAGCCTTCTTCGCGGGAACCTGCACCTGGGCCTTCCGCGCAGCCTTCTTCCCGGGCGTACTTACCGCCGCCGTTCCCGCAGCCTTCTTCGCGGGCGTACTTACCGCCGCCGTTCCAGCAGCCTTCTTCGCGGGCGCACTTACCGCCGCCTTCACTCCAGCGGCCTTCTTCGCGGGCGCACTTACCGCCGCCTTCGCTCCAGCAGCCGTGGCGGCCTGCGTGGGAGCCGCATTCTTGTCCTTGGCATTCCTGCTGGCACCCTCCCCGACCTCCTGTCGAGGCGGAGTTCGCTCGGCCTTCAGCGCCGCCGACTTCACCTCGGCAGCCTGCCCCTTCTGAGCCGGAGCCTCATTCGCTGGCTCGGCGGCCTTGGGCCTGTCGACGCGGGTGGGCGCGGACGAAACGGGCCCCTCCGCCACTGGCGTGGGAGCCGCTGGCTCGGCCTTGACGTGGGCGGGCGCGAGCACGCGCGCGGGTGCTTCAACGCGTGCCTCGGGCTGAGGACGCGGCGGTTCCATCGAGAAGGCCTGCTCGTCCTCAGGCGGAGGGCGTGGAGGCTCCATCGAGAAGGCCTTGCCGTCCTCGGACGGGGGCCTGGGCTTGGGCGCGGGGTACCGAGGCCCGGGTCCGCCCTGTGGCTTCTGCTTCGCGTGCGGCCGGCCAGGTCCCGCGCCGCGGGTATCGGCCCCACCGTGCCGCTGAGCGGCCAGCGCGCGAATCCGGTCGAAGCCGGGGTGTGGAGACCGGGCCCCCTCCTCGCCCGTGGGCACCTCCCACGGAGCGGGCGCGGACGGCGCTTCAGGCGGCCGTGGTGCGGCTGTCTCGGCGACGGGCGCCGCGACGGGCGGCTCCGGGCGGATGAACGTCCTGCGCTTGGACCACGCCGGTGACTCGGTCGGCTGCGTGCCCTGTCCCTCGGGAGCCCTGGGTGGGAAGCGCGGCTCATTCCGGTGAGGCGCGGCCTCCTCGCGACGACCATCGCGAGAGAACCGCCCACGCGGACGTCCCGCGTCCATCTCCTCACGAGTCCCTTGAGAAGGCCCCCGGCCCGCGGCTTCGCGTTCCCGGCGCCCCGGGCGCTGCTCGCGCTGTTCCCGCCGTCCGCCCCGCTCGCGATGAGAAGGCGCCTCGGCCATCCACGCCTGACGCCGGTGCGGCTGCGCACCCGCCGTCCCGGCGCGACTCAGTGGCGCCTCGCCCTCGAACTGGAGCGCTTCGAAGTCGATCTTCTTCGCCGTCACGTTCACGGACGTCAGCCGCACGCGCAGCTTCTGCCCCACCCGCACGCGGCGGCCATTCGCGTACACCAGGGAGTGCGTCAGCTTGTCCAGCTTCGCGCCGGGCCCCAGCGTCTCCGCCTTCACCAGGCCTTCGACGTGCTCCTCGTCCAGCTCGACGAAGAAGCCGAAGTCGGTGATGGCCGCCACCGTGGCGGCGAACTCCTCGCCCACGCGGTCCTTCATCATCAGGCACGCGTAGAAGGACACCACCTCCCGCTCCACCTGCATCGCCGCGCGCTCGCGCTCGGAGCACTGCGCGGCCATGTCCTCGAGCTGGTCCTCCTCGCGCTCCAGCATCGACGGTGAAGGCTTGCGGCCCCGCCGGGCCCAGTGCGCCTTGAGCAGCCGGTGCACCAACAGGTCCGGGTAGCGCCGGATGGGCGACGTGAAGTGCAGGTAGTGCTCGGCGGCCAGGCCGTAGTGGCCCACGCGCGACGACGTGTAGATGGCCTGCATCATGGAGCGCAGCAGGAGCTGGTTCAGGGCTCGCTGCTCCGGGTGCCCCTGGAGCTGGCTGATGAAGGCATCCAGCTCCTTCGACGCCACGCCGTCCTCGACGCGCATCTTGAAGCCATAGGCCTCCGCCAGCGCCGCGAAGGTGGCCAGCTTCTCCGGGTCCGGTTCGCCGTGGAACCGGTACACCGTGGGCAGGCCCTCGTCCTGGAAGAACATGGCCACCGCCTCGTTGGCGGCGAGCATGCACTCCTCGATGAGCCGGTGGCTGTCCTTGCGCTCGCGCTTGTCCATGCGCTCGGGCAGGCCGTCCTCGCCCAGGACCACCTTGTGCTCGGGCAGGTCGAAGTCGATGGCGCCCCGCTCCTTGCGCATCTTCATCAGCGCGCGGGCCAGCGCCATCAGCCGCTCGAAGTGGGGCTTGAGCGCGTTGCGGTGCGGCACGTCCTTGCCGTCGAGGACGTCCTGCACCTCGTTGTACGTGCACCGCGCCGCGCTGCGCATCACCGCCGGGTACAAGTCATGGGATTGGCGGTGGCCGCGGCGGTCGTACGTCATGTCCGCCACCATGCACAGCCGGTCCTCGTCCGGGCGCAGGGAGCAGATGCCGTTGCTCAGCCGCTCCGGAAGCATGGGCAGCACCCGGTCCGGCAGGTACACGGACGTGGCCCGGCGCAGCGCCTCCGTGTTGAGCGCGCTGCCCTCCCACACGTAGTGCGACACGTCCGCGATGGCCACCACCAGCCGCCACCCGTCCGGCCGGTCCTCCACGTAGACGGCGTCGTCGAAGTCGCGGGCGTCCTCACCGTCGATGGTGATGAGCGGCATCGCGCGAAGGTCGCGCCGCTGCTCGCCGCGGGCCTCCTCGTCCGACACCCGCACCGCGTAGCGGTCCGCCTCGCTCATGACCTCCGGCGGGAACTCGTCGGAGAAGCCCTGCGAGTAGGCGACGCCCAGCACCTCCGCGCCCGGCGTTCCAGGCTTGCCCAGGGAGCCGGCCACCTCGCCGTGCAGGCCCCGGTCCGGATCCAACATCTGGGCGCCGATGCCCAGTTGGACCTTCACCAGGTCACCCTCGCGCGCCATCTGCGTCAGCGGCACGCGGATGGGGCCCGGCAGGCTGGAGTCCGTGGGGTACACCACCGCGTAGCGGCCCTTCACCACGTAGGTGCCCACCGCCAGCTCGCGGCGGCGCTGCACCACGCGGACGAGCCGGCCCTCCAGGCGAGGAGGCCTCCCGGAGACGGCCACCACCACCCGGTCATTGTCGAGCGCGCGCTGCGCCTCGTGCGGCGGCAGGAAGACGTTGTCCCCCTCCCCCGACGACGGGTGCACGAAACCGAAGCCGTCACGGTGGACGTGGAGGATGCCTTCCAGCAGGTCCTGTCCCTCGGCCTCGCTGAAGCGCCCGCGGCGGCCGGGCCGCTCCGCCCGCTCCCGCCGGAAGCCACCTCCCTGCTTCGGGGCCCCCCGGCGCTCACGCCCTGGGCCGCGCTCCTGCCAGCCCGAGCCCTTGCCGCGCGCGTCCCCTTCCTGCCGGCGGGCCGCATAGCCCCCGGGCCCCACGCGGGGAGGCGTGTGCCGCGCGCCTCGGCCGGAGGCGCCGTCGCGGAAGCCACCAGCGGTCCGCTGACGCCACGCCTCAGGAGCACCCGGCTCCCGGGCGCGCGCGTCGGCCTCGCGCCGCGAGGGCTGCCGGGGCACGAAGCGCTTGCCTTCCTTGAGGATGTCGCCCTGGCGGACGAGCTCGCGCAGGGTGCGCTTGAGCTCTGTCTGCTGTCCAGGGTGCAGGCCCGCGAGCCGGAGAAGCTCTTTGATGCCCAGCGGGTGGTCTGCTTCTGCGAGGAGCTGCTTGAGGAGATCTGGAGAAAGGCTCACGGTGGGGTCGCGGCTCGGCCGCTACGGGAACGGGTAAGCCCGAAGCGGCCGGACGGGAACCCCCCGGCGACCGGCCGCCCCCCCGGAACCTGCTCCGGGCGGCGACCCTCAGGGCTTGACCGTGACGTTGATCTTGAAGGTGCGGTCCACCAGGCCGGGCGACAGCGCCTTGGCCAGGAAGAACTCCACCTCGAAAGTGCCCGGGTTGCGCGGGGTGAAGAAGAACTCGCGCGTGCCGGGACCGTCCTCGGGCGCGGGCTCGAAGTTGGCCTCGCGCAGGCCCACGCGCTTGGCCACCGTGGGCTCGATGGCCCACGTGAAGCCGGGCTGCTCGGGCAGGCGCACGG
Proteins encoded in this window:
- the rnr gene encoding ribonuclease R → MSLSPDLLKQLLAEADHPLGIKELLRLAGLHPGQQTELKRTLRELVRQGDILKEGKRFVPRQPSRREADARAREPGAPEAWRQRTAGGFRDGASGRGARHTPPRVGPGGYAARRQEGDARGKGSGWQERGPGRERRGAPKQGGGFRRERAERPGRRGRFSEAEGQDLLEGILHVHRDGFGFVHPSSGEGDNVFLPPHEAQRALDNDRVVVAVSGRPPRLEGRLVRVVQRRRELAVGTYVVKGRYAVVYPTDSSLPGPIRVPLTQMAREGDLVKVQLGIGAQMLDPDRGLHGEVAGSLGKPGTPGAEVLGVAYSQGFSDEFPPEVMSEADRYAVRVSDEEARGEQRRDLRAMPLITIDGEDARDFDDAVYVEDRPDGWRLVVAIADVSHYVWEGSALNTEALRRATSVYLPDRVLPMLPERLSNGICSLRPDEDRLCMVADMTYDRRGHRQSHDLYPAVMRSAARCTYNEVQDVLDGKDVPHRNALKPHFERLMALARALMKMRKERGAIDFDLPEHKVVLGEDGLPERMDKRERKDSHRLIEECMLAANEAVAMFFQDEGLPTVYRFHGEPDPEKLATFAALAEAYGFKMRVEDGVASKELDAFISQLQGHPEQRALNQLLLRSMMQAIYTSSRVGHYGLAAEHYLHFTSPIRRYPDLLVHRLLKAHWARRGRKPSPSMLEREEDQLEDMAAQCSERERAAMQVEREVVSFYACLMMKDRVGEEFAATVAAITDFGFFVELDEEHVEGLVKAETLGPGAKLDKLTHSLVYANGRRVRVGQKLRVRLTSVNVTAKKIDFEALQFEGEAPLSRAGTAGAQPHRRQAWMAEAPSHRERGGRREQREQRPGRREREAAGRGPSQGTREEMDAGRPRGRFSRDGRREEAAPHRNEPRFPPRAPEGQGTQPTESPAWSKRRTFIRPEPPVAAPVAETAAPRPPEAPSAPAPWEVPTGEEGARSPHPGFDRIRALAAQRHGGADTRGAGPGRPHAKQKPQGGPGPRYPAPKPRPPSEDGKAFSMEPPRPPPEDEQAFSMEPPRPQPEARVEAPARVLAPAHVKAEPAAPTPVAEGPVSSAPTRVDRPKAAEPANEAPAQKGQAAEVKSAALKAERTPPRQEVGEGASRNAKDKNAAPTQAATAAGAKAAVSAPAKKAAGVKAAVSAPAKKAAGTAAVSTPAKKAAGTAAVSTPGKKAARKAQVQVPAKKAAGTAAVSTPGKKAVTSKATVSAPAKKAAAPEAQVKVSAKQAIASRATANVPAKKAVTSKATVSAPAKKAAAPEAQVQVPAKQATASRATVNVPAKKAVTSKATVGAPAKKAAAPEAQVKVSSKEAAAPKAPVKVPTKKAAAPEAQVKVSSKEAAAPKAPVKVPTKKAAVPKAQVKVPAKQAKASGAAKQAKASGAAKQAKASGAAKKQGPSGSKKR